A region from the Metopolophium dirhodum isolate CAU chromosome 9, ASM1992520v1, whole genome shotgun sequence genome encodes:
- the LOC132951659 gene encoding uncharacterized protein LOC132951659, giving the protein MSIENIQNALLIFPPNSDFAKCKDIDAIQTELEILKEICKDLSLTMTTNFLSMIEKCEEVKHILPLANNICRLALTAPVSVATNERTFSKLKLIKNHLRSTMTDNRLDSLMLLSIEKDILDTVDVSKIATQWFNIKQRRIQF; this is encoded by the coding sequence ATGAGCattgaaaatatacaaaatgctTTGTTAATATTTCCTCCTAACAGTGATTTTGCAAAGTGCAAGGATATTGATGCCATTCAAACTGAATtggaaatattaaaagaaatatgcAAAGATTTGAGTTTAACTATGACAACAAATTTTCTCAGTATGATTGAAAAATGTGAAGAAGTTAAACATATCCTACCATTAGCTAATAATATTTGTCGATTAGCATTAACTGCACCGGTAAGTGTAGCTACTAATGAACGGACATTTAGCAAActtaaactgataaaaaatcatttaagatcTACAATGACAGACAATAGATTAGATTCCCTAATGCTGTTAAGTATTGAAAAAGATATTTTAGATACAGTTGATGTAAGTAAAATAGCAACTCAGTGGTTCAATATAAAACAAAgaagaattcaattttaa
- the LOC132952230 gene encoding M-phase inducer phosphatase 1-A-like gives MFTYTNPRKSLQIQLHKIEQSPLTTNRKRKLFCVDNLDENVSPSKVYDPEHAFSETSFNMNPTKLTPTLSEKFERLISKSKNEQLCLSSIATLESSTSQLIEHNTITPLKLKNVKGVEYLSNETFILNEIQNNKAHYEVKASCSYDYKDLVFGKIKDTNVILKKRKLFNEFECPEKSIVSKVLKPKALSFASPTLDTENTSLSAPVSHKKTTFFDYGFCKNSVSKLQRSFSTNDATIKAAFEKEDNESNLIGDFSQSFILPLLTLNRHADLRNISPDTLARLLEGAFNDCIDSYLIIDCRYPYEYEGGHIKGAINIFTKEQLIKDYTEDKLCKKSHKTDKINVKRNVLIFHCEFSSERGPRLSRYLRNADRENNSTCYPYLDYPEMYLLDGGYCKFYSQHSSLCVPSSYRSMYDPAHTSELRKFRSKSKTSTCHNVTMSLLTGKNTLKRLGFN, from the exons atgtttacttataCAAATCCTCGTAAGTCTCTTCAGATTCAGTTGCATAAAATTGAACAATCACCATTGACAACAAATAGAaaacgtaaattattttgtgtagaCAATTTGGATGAAAATGTCTCTCCATCCAAAGTGTATGATCCTGAACATGCTTTTTCTGAAACATCTTTTAATATGAATCCAACTAAATTAACTCCTACTCTGAGTGAAAAATTTGAACGTCTTATTTCAAAATCAAAGAATGAACAATTATGTTTATCATCAATTGCCACATTGGAATCTTCAACTTCTCAACTAATTGAACATAATACCATAACAccattgaaattgaaaaatgtcaaaGGAGTTGAATATCTTTCAAatgaaacctttattttaaacgaaattcaaaataacaaaGCTCACTATGAAGTAAAAGCTTCATGTTCTTATGATTATAAG GATTTAGTCTTTGGAAAAATTAAGGACACtaatgttattttgaaaaaacgtaaattatttaatgaatttgagtGTCCTGAGAAATCAATTGTATCAAAAGTGTTAAAGCCTAAGGCTTTGTCATTTGCATCTCCAACATTAGACACTGAAAATACTTCTTTATCTGCTCCTGTATCCCACAAGAAAACTACATTCTTTGACTATGGATTTTGCAAAAATAGTGTTTCCAAGCTTCAAAGGTCATTTTCAACTAATGATGCCACTATAAAAGCTGCATTTGAGAAAG aGGATAATGAATCAAATTTAATTGGTGACTTCAGTCAATCATTTATATTGCCTTTATTAACGCTTAACCGTCATGCAGATCTCCGTAATATATCTCCTGATACATTAGCTCGTTTATTGGAGGGTGCATTTAATGATTGTATCGATTCCTATCTGATAATAGATTGcag atatccCTATGAATATGAAGGTGGTCATATAAAAGGAGCAATCAACATATTTACTAAAGAGCAACTAATTAAAGATTATACTGAAGACAAGTTGTGTAAAAAATCTCATAAAACTGATAAAATTAATGTGAAGagaaatgttttgatatttcacTGTGAATTTTCATCGGAGAGAGGTCCACGTCT GTCGCGATACCTGCGTAACGCAGATAGGGAAAATAACAGTACGTGCTATCCTTACTTGGACTATCCAGAAATGTATTTGCTTGATGGTGGATACTGTAAATTTTACAGCCAACACAGTAGTTTGTGTGTGCCGTCTAGTTATCGGTCAATGTATGATCCTGCCCACACCTCAGAACTGAGAAAGTTCCGTTCCAAATCAAAAACATCAACTTGTCACAATGTTACAATGTCACTATTAACTGGCAAAAACACACTCAAACGATTGGGTTTTAATTAA
- the LOC132952543 gene encoding zinc finger CCHC-type and RNA-binding motif-containing protein 1-like — MNKLAPSKCTVYVSNLPFNLTNNDLHKVFEKYGKLVKITIVKDKTTRQSKGVAFVLFLNQNEANVCVKSTNGIQMFGRTLKSSIAVDNGRSTEFIRKRQYTDKSFCYECGKEGHLSYKCPENCLGERQPPPKKKKKKNLDGNEGCSKNQESYLSSEEDTEFYDRTKNYKERNSDEEKCDISHMETLSAVIHEEQKNNIDQSSKVEVLHKKVYRKDSYFSDEEELTE; from the exons atgaataaattagcTCCAAGCAAATGTACAGTATATGTTTCAAATCTTCCATTCAATTTGACAAACAACGACTTAcataaagtatttgaaaaatatggaaaattaGTTAA aATCACAATAGTTAAAGATAAAACAACACGACAAAGTAAAGGAGTGGCATTTGTATTATTTCTTAATCAAAATGAAGCTAACGTTTGTGTTAAATCTACAAATGGCATAcaa ATGTTCGGGAGAACGTTAAAAAGTTCTATCGCAGTAGACAATGGCCGTAGTACAGAATTTATCAGGAAACGTCAGTATACTGACAAAAGTTTTTGCTACGAATGTGGCAAAGAAGGCCATCTTAGTTACAAATGTCCAGAAAATTGTTTGGGTGAACGACAGCCACCacctaaaaagaaaaaaaagaaaaacttagaTGGTAATGAAGGATGTAGCAAA AATCAAGAATCTTATCTTAGCTCAGAAGAGGATACAGAATTTTATGACAGAACTAAAAATTACAAAGAAAGAAATAGTGATGAAGAAAAATGTGATATATCTCATATGGAGACATTAAGTGCAGTAATACACGAAGAA caAAAGAATAATATTGACCAGTCTAGCAAAGTTGAGGTGTTACATAAAAAAGTATACCGTAAAGATTCATACTTCAGTGATGAGGAGGAACttactgaataa
- the LOC132952541 gene encoding uncharacterized protein LOC132952541 isoform X3, producing the protein MKIINKIVPQKNVSFSCMKTGSNSTLLHNASEHNTKKNVSTQTFQITNNEHYLLIRDNFPEINKSYEKLKKCLYPDLFSIQNNQNDVKNLSTIQDCHLILAKLMVLETFDEIQSYSLIELLFENCKHILESTIEILQETIDDEDFVKREKQLIYSYLHLNKQCLKNRFSMFDLQFSHLLDCISVLTTISNVVPRIVMNHTNNLFQTFVHFLQIIGSQSRTLEYVSVIIALIKFLTNLCSCNWNITKQKQLDIYDIIKEIVFCRPCINIVQELINLLSKISIYTEITDSLCQLSTPNTFILSDRVSTFTTGTCVLRVLCLQLELLKHSNHLITNYLYFVNVLLNSTHVPRWMHKIPNKTCDCTASFIELTIQFLYIVFNIYEKERESYDIDLLKLMEEIVENSYSILYRLGKLDEEFRSHISKCKGRYDVIVRKIQKLEFGKSNTFLVKELKKFEFKSLTHSQYSSSVIYEVFPIDKPKFTQKSQYQFDEPNKQISENNVWNN; encoded by the exons ATGAAGATTATCAACAAAATTGTCCCTcagaaaaatgtatcatttagcTGTATGAAAACTGGAAGTAACTCAACTTTatt acacAATGCTTCAgaacataatacaaaaaaaaatgtatcaactcaAACATTTCAAATCACAAATAATGAACATTATCTATTAATAAGGGATAATTTTccagaaataaataaaagttatgaaAAGCTAAAAAAGTGTTTGTATCCTGACTTATTTagtattcaaaataatcaaaatg ATGTCAAAAATTTAAGTACAATACAAGATTGTCATTTAATTTTAGCCAAACTGATGGTGTTAGAAACTTTTGATGAAATTCAATCTTACTCTTTAATTGaattg ttatttgaaaactgtaaacatattttagaatcTACAATTGAAATACTTCAAGAGACAATAGATGATGAGGATTTTGTTAAAAgagaaaaacaattaatttatagttacttacatttaaacaaacaatgtttaaaaaataggtTTTCTAT GTTTGATCTACAATTTTCTCATTTATTGGATTGCATATCAGTATTAACTACTATTTCTAATGTCGTCCCAAGAATTGTTATGaatcatacaaataatttatttcaaacctttgtacactttttacaaataatcggttcacaa agTCGTACCTTGGAATATGTTTCGGTAATTATAGCACTGATAAAATTTCTTACGAATTTGTGTAGTTGTAATTGgaatataacaaaacaaaa GCAATTGgacatttatgatataattaaagaaatagTATTCTGTCGCCCATGCATTAACATTGTACAAGAACTAATCAATTTGTTAAGCAAAATTTCTATATACACAGAGATAACGGACAGTCTATGTCAATTATCTA ctcctaatacatttattctatCTGACAGAGTTAGTACATTTACAACAG GAACATGTGTTCTCCGTGTCCTTTGTCTTCAGCTAGAACTCCTCAAACACAGCAATCAtcttattacaaattatttatattttgtaaatgttctTTTAAATAGTACACATGTACCCAGATGGATGCacaaaataccaaataaaacaTGTGATTGCACTGCATCATTTATAGAattaactatacaatttttgtatattgtattcaacatttatgaaaaag aaagaGAATCTTATGACATTGATCTATTAAAACTAATGGAAGAAATTGTTGAAAATAGTTACTCAATACTGTATCGTCTAGGAAAGTTGGATGAAGAATTTCGTAGTCACATAAGTAAATGTAAGGGCCGTTATGATGTTATCGTTCGGAAAATTCAAAAGCTTGAATTTGGTAAATCAAACA CATTTTTAGTAAAAgaattgaaaaaatttgaattcaaatcaTTAACACATAGCCAATACAGTTCTTCAGTAATTTATGAAGTATTTCCGATTGATAAACCTAAGTTTACACAAAAATCACAGTACCAATTTGATGAACCTAACAAACAAATTTCTGAAAATAATGTATGGAATAACTAA